In the Oscarella lobularis chromosome 9, ooOscLobu1.1, whole genome shotgun sequence genome, ATGGGGAACAATTTGCGCGGACGAATGGGATCTTGACGACGCTCAAGTTTTCTGTCGTCAACTCGGTTACCCGTCAGCGGCGGAGGCGTCAAAAACAACAAACGGTCTCCTCACACCTagcattgacgtcacgtggatGACCCACGTGGATTGCACGGGCTACGAACCAACAATCGAAGATTGCCTCTTTCCTGGCTGGGGTCAAATCGATTCCTGTCTAGATACATCTCAAAGCGCAACAGCAACATGCCgtaataattaatgataATaacaattaataattaataatctattatttatttattttttaggtgtttCTGATGATGAGGCGAGGGTTCGGCTTGTCGATGGGACTTCGCCGAATGAAGGTCGCGTTGAGGTTTACGTCGATGGTGAGTGGGGAACGATTTGTGGCGATTCTTCTTGGGATATCAATTCGGCGGATGTGGTGTGCCATCAAGTGGGATTCCCCGACGCTTCCATTGTGGAACGCGACGCATATTTCGGCGAAGGTGTCGGGAGAATTGCTAtgagtcacgtgacgtgTTTTGGTGGAAATGCGGAAGTTGCCATACAGGAGTGCGGATATTCGAATTGGCGTCAAGCCGAGGCAGTTTGTGGACATGAGCAAGACGCTGGAGTCACGTGCCGTAagataagaaaaaataaataaagttatttaattaattggatGTGTTTCTATAGGTAGTTGGTCTGATACGAATGAACCACGCCCTCCTTCTGGTAAGAGAAAAGAGGCATAGGGGAAACCATGGGCACTAAATGGGtcatattattatttatttatttatttatttatttatttattttgccGTGGTTTCTCCCATAAAAAGTCTCACTTATGTATATGTCTTTTATATTAGATTTCTCTGGTGACGGTTTTCATGGTTAGTTagtattgattaattaattaaatattgactttttctctagatGTCAAAATCGTCGGCGGTTCGTCAGATATGGAAGGAATCGTCGTTGTTCTTCACAACGGCTATTGGCTTCCTATTTGTAAGAACCACTGGGACGATAAAGATGCCCAAGTCATCTGCTCAGAATTGGGATACAGCAGGGAAAAGTCTCGCGCAACAAACGGGGATCAATACGGTAGGCTATCGGGTGGCTGGTCGAGTTATTGGATGGATAATGTCCAATGCGAGGGACACGAGACTCGGCTCGTCGATTGCCCATTCGACGGATGGGGCGTGCATTCTTGCAGCGCGACACGTGGCAGCGGCGAAGAAGCTGGCGTCGCGTGTGAATTCGATAGAGCAGATGGCGACGGACTTTCTCTCGGCTCTATAGTCGGAATTTCCGTCGGATGTACGTTGGCtggaatcgccgtcgtcgtcatggtgATTATTGCGAAAGCGTGCCGTCCGACTCGCGCCGGATCGATGAATGTGGCGACGGGCGGAGAGAGAGGAATACCGGTTAAAATCGAAATGACGAAAGGTGGGGCCCCCGTTACTAGGGCGACGGCACCCCCTTCCATTCCCCTTCCTCCTGAACCCGAATCCGTGGACAGACCCTATCAACTGTATCAAGCGCCTCCCTCctatgacgtcgatgaacACGTCTACGATAACCCTGTTCCGAGACAAGCGT is a window encoding:
- the LOC136190989 gene encoding CD5 antigen-like isoform X3; translated protein: MSCISISSSLPESSERIRFSPSNRTPHSGQVEIRHNSQWGTICADEWDLDDAQVFCRQLGYPSAAEASKTTNGLLTPSIDVTWMTHVDCTGYEPTIEDCLFPGWGQIDSCLDTSQSATATCRVSDDEARVRLVDGTSPNEGRVEVYVDGEWGTICGDSSWDINSADVVCHQVGFPDASIVERDAYFGEGVGRIAMSHVTCFGGNAEVAIQECGYSNWRQAEAVCGHEQDAGVTCRSWSDTNEPRPPSDFSGDGFHDVKIVGGSSDMEGIVVVLHNGYWLPICKNHWDDKDAQVICSELGYSREKSRATNGDQYGRLSGGWSSYWMDNVQCEGHETRLVDCPFDGWGVHSCSATRGSGEEAGVACEFDRADGDGLSLGSIVGISVGCTLAGIAVVVMVIIAKACRPTRAGSMNVATGGERGIPVKIEMTKGGAPVTRATAPPSIPLPPEPESVDRPYQLYQAPPSYDVDEHVYDNPVPRQA
- the LOC136190989 gene encoding CD5 antigen-like isoform X2, translated to MLLTSFLLLQVAMSCISISSSLPESSERIRFSPSNRTPHSGQVEIRHNSQWGTICADEWDLDDAQVFCRQLGYPSAAEASKTTNGLLTPSIDVTWMTHVDCTGYEPTIEDCLFPGWGQIDSCLDTSQSATATCRVSDDEARVRLVDGTSPNEGRVEVYVDGEWGTICGDSSWDINSADVVCHQVGFPDASIVERDAYFGEGVGRIAMSHVTCFGGNAEVAIQECGYSNWRQAEAVCGHEQDAGVTCRSWSDTNEPRPPSDVKIVGGSSDMEGIVVVLHNGYWLPICKNHWDDKDAQVICSELGYSREKSRATNGDQYGRLSGGWSSYWMDNVQCEGHETRLVDCPFDGWGVHSCSATRGSGEEAGVACEFDRADGDGLSLGSIVGISVGCTLAGIAVVVMVIIAKACRPTRAGSMNVATGGERGIPVKIEMTKGGAPVTRATAPPSIPLPPEPESVDRPYQLYQAPPSYDVDEHVYDNPVPRQA
- the LOC136190989 gene encoding CD5 antigen-like isoform X1 — encoded protein: MLLTSFLLLQVAMSCISISSSLPESSERIRFSPSNRTPHSGQVEIRHNSQWGTICADEWDLDDAQVFCRQLGYPSAAEASKTTNGLLTPSIDVTWMTHVDCTGYEPTIEDCLFPGWGQIDSCLDTSQSATATCRVSDDEARVRLVDGTSPNEGRVEVYVDGEWGTICGDSSWDINSADVVCHQVGFPDASIVERDAYFGEGVGRIAMSHVTCFGGNAEVAIQECGYSNWRQAEAVCGHEQDAGVTCRSWSDTNEPRPPSDFSGDGFHDVKIVGGSSDMEGIVVVLHNGYWLPICKNHWDDKDAQVICSELGYSREKSRATNGDQYGRLSGGWSSYWMDNVQCEGHETRLVDCPFDGWGVHSCSATRGSGEEAGVACEFDRADGDGLSLGSIVGISVGCTLAGIAVVVMVIIAKACRPTRAGSMNVATGGERGIPVKIEMTKGGAPVTRATAPPSIPLPPEPESVDRPYQLYQAPPSYDVDEHVYDNPVPRQA